One Vicugna pacos unplaced genomic scaffold, VicPac4 scaffold_21, whole genome shotgun sequence DNA window includes the following coding sequences:
- the LOC140694306 gene encoding trafficking protein particle complex subunit 9-like, translating into MDNLEAWNGTEMELLQRSEERIQPCSILSELYELIGFHCKSTFFKRMAPVRHAAPGIPEPGGKACSQLLLQTLPGYSLSLDLQDFSKCVGTKTLLQPH; encoded by the exons atggataatctggaagcttggaatggaaccgagatggaattactgcag cgttccgaggagagaattcagccgtgcagcatcctctccgagctctacgagttgatcggcttccactgcaagtccaccttcttcaagcggatggcccccgtgcggcacgcggcccccggcatcccagagcctggcgggaaggcctgctcccaactcctcctgcagacgcttcctggctacagtctgtcgctggacctgcaggacttcagcaaatgtgttggaactaaaacattgcttcagccccattaa